In the genome of Actinomadura graeca, one region contains:
- a CDS encoding AMP-binding protein — MTGHPRPEDMFGAATVPEVLELAARGPRGITFIDGNLRETPLPYRLLAAAARRAATALAGLGVRRGDRVAMLSSTSPRLLICLFGAWRAGAVPVVLAPPHRLSEVAVIMADIRGRLDHVGARCLVVADVFGGFVAGRIGAGRPVVTCGDLVAGRADDPPPIETCPNELAFLQYTSGTTGPAKAVALTHRQLLTNVAVCCDRLLLDGEHSVHASWAPLYHDLGLVAVLSCVASGIRMVLQPPEAFLSAPDSWLDALSRFRATSTVTPNFAYGLAARSMRLRPRGLDLSALRVCGDGSEPTRKDAADEFTARGARYGLRPEALTPMYGLAEATLSVSMGSLTEPMRWDHVRRDGLRPGGAATPAPEAGPGTRTLAVCGTAVPGVDLSIRAEDGTPLTDRVVGEICVRGPSVMRGYWRDREATAAVMRDGWLRTGDLGYRTPAGLVLSGRLKDMIIIGGANLYPEDYEHVAAQVDGVGAACAAFALPETERMVVAVEAHGGADPGDLAERVMARLRTEVGHAPDQVVVVRGQTIPLTSSGKVQRGRCRDGYFHGRLPILARRAR; from the coding sequence GTGACCGGCCACCCGCGACCGGAGGACATGTTCGGCGCGGCGACCGTGCCCGAGGTGCTGGAGCTCGCCGCCCGCGGCCCGCGGGGGATCACGTTCATTGACGGGAACCTGCGCGAGACCCCGCTGCCCTACCGGCTCCTCGCCGCCGCCGCCCGGCGCGCCGCGACCGCGCTCGCCGGCCTCGGCGTGCGCCGGGGCGACCGCGTCGCCATGCTGTCCTCGACCAGCCCCCGCCTGCTGATCTGCCTGTTCGGGGCCTGGCGGGCCGGTGCCGTGCCGGTCGTCCTCGCGCCGCCGCACCGGCTGTCGGAGGTGGCGGTCATCATGGCCGACATCCGCGGCCGCCTCGACCACGTCGGCGCGCGCTGCCTGGTCGTCGCCGACGTTTTCGGCGGGTTCGTCGCCGGCCGGATCGGCGCCGGCCGCCCGGTGGTGACGTGCGGGGACCTCGTCGCCGGACGCGCCGACGACCCGCCGCCCATCGAGACCTGCCCCAATGAGCTGGCCTTCCTCCAGTACACCTCCGGTACGACGGGCCCCGCCAAGGCCGTCGCGCTCACCCACCGGCAGCTGCTCACGAACGTCGCGGTGTGCTGCGACCGGCTGCTGCTGGACGGCGAGCACAGCGTGCACGCGAGCTGGGCGCCGCTCTACCACGACCTCGGCCTGGTCGCGGTGCTGTCGTGCGTCGCGTCCGGGATCAGGATGGTGCTCCAGCCGCCCGAGGCGTTCCTGTCCGCCCCGGACTCCTGGCTCGACGCCCTCTCACGGTTCCGCGCGACGAGCACGGTGACACCGAACTTCGCCTACGGGCTCGCGGCGCGCAGTATGCGGCTGCGCCCCCGCGGACTCGACCTGTCGGCGCTGCGGGTGTGCGGCGACGGATCGGAGCCGACCAGGAAGGACGCCGCCGACGAGTTCACCGCGCGGGGTGCGCGGTACGGCCTGCGCCCCGAGGCGCTCACCCCGATGTACGGACTCGCCGAGGCCACCCTGTCGGTGTCGATGGGCAGCCTCACCGAGCCGATGCGCTGGGACCACGTCCGGCGGGACGGCCTGCGCCCCGGCGGCGCCGCGACCCCCGCCCCCGAGGCGGGACCGGGCACCCGCACGCTCGCCGTCTGCGGCACCGCCGTCCCCGGCGTCGACCTGTCGATCAGGGCCGAGGACGGGACCCCGCTGACGGACCGCGTCGTCGGCGAGATCTGCGTCCGCGGGCCGTCGGTGATGCGCGGCTACTGGCGGGACCGCGAGGCGACCGCCGCGGTCATGCGGGACGGCTGGCTGCGCACCGGCGACCTCGGCTACCGCACGCCCGCCGGGCTGGTGCTGAGCGGACGCCTCAAAGACATGATCATCATCGGGGGCGCGAACCTGTACCCGGAGGACTACGAGCACGTCGCCGCGCAGGTCGACGGCGTGGGCGCCGCCTGCGCCGCGTTCGCCCTCCCCGAGACCGAACGGATGGTCGTGGCCGTGGAGGCCCACGGCGGCGCCGACCCCGGGGACCTGGCGGAGCGGGTCATGGCCCGCCTCCGCACCGAGGTCGGGCACGCACCGGACCAGGTCGTCGTGGTGCGCGGGCAGACGATCCCGCTCACGTCCTCAGGAAAGGTACAGCGCGGACGCTGCCGGGACGGCTACTTCCACGGCCGGCTCCCCATACTCGCCCGGCGCGCGCGCTGA
- a CDS encoding flavin-containing monooxygenase, with product MVTEHLDVVVVGAGLSGVGMACQLRRQRPDLSFVVLEARDELGGTWSLFRFPGVRSDSDMFTLGYRFRPWTSAETMPDGASILRYLRETAEEFGVTGRIRLRRRVVRARWESARARWTLDVEVVGEDGAPVRTVEMTCWFLLMCSGYYSYEEGYTPELPGIARFEGTVVHPQAWHDGVAYRGKRVVVIGSGATAVTMVPAIAREAGQVTMLQRSPSYVLPVPSTDVLVAKLPRSIAYRVVRWKNIVQMMLVFQVSRWFPKTVRGLLRRMAVAALPPGFEVDVHFNPRYRPWDQRLCMAPDGDLFTAIRDGRASVITGRIAGFTKDGIELRSGEVLPADLVVTATGLNMRLFGGVRVVVDGEEVAVPSTLTYKGVMFAGVPNLVYAMGYTNASWTLRVELIARYLFRLLRHMDARGHRVAVPVNTDASVTEEPFVDLAAGYVRRVLHELPRQGSRAPWRLPMNYVVDSLVLRFGRVDDAAMTFRGGSGQRARRASMGSRPWK from the coding sequence ATGGTGACCGAGCACCTGGACGTGGTGGTCGTCGGTGCGGGGCTGTCCGGGGTGGGGATGGCCTGCCAGTTGCGGCGGCAGCGGCCGGATCTGTCGTTCGTGGTGCTTGAGGCGCGGGACGAGCTGGGCGGCACCTGGAGTCTCTTCCGGTTTCCGGGGGTGCGGTCGGACTCGGACATGTTCACGCTCGGGTACCGGTTCCGGCCCTGGACGAGCGCCGAGACGATGCCGGACGGCGCCTCCATCCTGCGGTACCTGCGGGAGACCGCCGAGGAGTTCGGGGTGACCGGGCGGATCCGCCTCCGGAGGCGGGTGGTGCGGGCGCGGTGGGAGAGCGCGCGGGCACGGTGGACGCTCGACGTCGAAGTGGTCGGCGAGGACGGCGCGCCGGTCCGGACGGTCGAGATGACGTGCTGGTTCCTCCTGATGTGCAGCGGCTACTACAGCTACGAGGAGGGGTACACGCCGGAGTTACCCGGGATCGCACGGTTCGAGGGGACGGTCGTGCATCCGCAGGCGTGGCACGACGGCGTGGCGTACCGGGGGAAGCGCGTGGTGGTGATCGGCAGCGGCGCGACGGCGGTGACGATGGTCCCGGCCATCGCGCGGGAGGCCGGGCAAGTGACGATGCTGCAAAGGTCGCCGAGTTACGTGCTGCCGGTCCCGAGCACCGACGTGCTGGTGGCCAAGTTGCCCCGGTCGATCGCCTACCGGGTCGTGCGGTGGAAGAACATCGTGCAGATGATGCTGGTGTTCCAGGTCAGCCGGTGGTTTCCCAAGACCGTGCGCGGTCTTCTGCGGCGGATGGCCGTGGCGGCGCTGCCGCCGGGTTTCGAGGTGGACGTCCATTTCAATCCCCGCTACCGGCCGTGGGACCAACGTCTGTGCATGGCTCCCGACGGTGACCTGTTCACCGCCATCCGGGACGGGAGGGCGTCGGTCATCACCGGCCGCATCGCCGGGTTCACCAAGGACGGGATCGAGTTGCGCAGCGGGGAGGTGCTGCCCGCCGATCTCGTCGTCACGGCGACCGGGCTCAACATGCGGCTCTTCGGGGGTGTGCGGGTCGTGGTGGACGGGGAGGAGGTGGCGGTTCCGTCCACGCTGACCTACAAGGGCGTGATGTTCGCCGGTGTGCCGAACCTCGTGTACGCGATGGGGTACACGAACGCCTCGTGGACGTTGCGGGTCGAGCTCATCGCCCGGTACCTGTTCAGGCTGCTGCGCCATATGGACGCGCGCGGGCACCGCGTCGCCGTCCCGGTCAATACCGACGCCTCGGTGACGGAGGAGCCGTTCGTGGACCTCGCGGCGGGGTACGTGCGGCGCGTGCTGCACGAGCTGCCGAGGCAGGGGTCGCGGGCGCCGTGGCGGCTGCCCATGAACTACGTGGTCGACTCGCTCGTGCTGCGGTTCGGCCGTGTCGACGACGCGGCGATGACGTTCCGAGGTGGATCCGGTCAGCGCGCGCGCCGGGCGAGTATGGGGAGCCGGCCGTGGAAGTAG
- a CDS encoding IS3 family transposase (programmed frameshift), with translation MALKNYPEEFKADAVALYLSDPSKTYKQVAEDLGINRATLREWVLAAQRNGTAGLTPRRAGKSAAGGQVASPDVLEEENKQLKARIEELELERDILRKAAKFFRGRDELVSRFEFVEDHKHAYGVKRLCRVLEIARSSFYRWLAAAPARLARRKADDDLAAKIRKIHQAENGTYGSPRLTAELHDQGLRVNHKRVARVMRERGIVGLHLRKKVRTTVPEPSATPVPDLLRRDFTAEQPNHKHVGDITYLPIGDGKFLYLATVLDLGSRRLAGWSIADHMRTELVVDALDAAARTRGGTLAGAIFHSDNGAQYCSQEFEEACRRLGVTRSRGAVGTSADNAAAEAFNATLKRETLQGAHRWTSARDARLAVFGWITRYNTRRRHSALGQMSPINYEKIAGSLATAA, from the exons ATGGCTTTGAAGAATTACCCGGAGGAGTTCAAGGCCGACGCCGTGGCCTTGTATCTGTCGGACCCGTCCAAGACCTACAAGCAGGTCGCTGAGGATCTGGGGATCAACCGGGCGACGCTGCGGGAGTGGGTGCTGGCAGCGCAGCGTAACGGCACCGCGGGCCTCACGCCGCGCAGGGCCGGCAAGTCGGCTGCTGGGGGCCAGGTAGCCTCGCCGGACGTGTTGGAAGAGGAGAACAAGCAGCTCAAGGCCCGGATCGAGGAGCTGGAGCTGGAACGCGACATCCTGCGGAAAGCCGCGAAGT TTTTTCGCGGGCGAGACGAACTGGTGAGCCGTTTCGAATTCGTTGAGGACCACAAGCACGCCTACGGCGTGAAGCGGCTGTGCCGGGTGCTGGAGATTGCTCGGTCGTCGTTCTACCGGTGGCTGGCCGCCGCCCCGGCCCGGCTGGCCCGCCGCAAGGCCGACGACGACCTGGCGGCGAAGATCCGGAAGATCCACCAGGCCGAGAACGGCACGTACGGGTCCCCTCGGCTGACCGCCGAGCTGCACGACCAGGGGCTGCGGGTGAACCACAAGCGGGTCGCCCGGGTGATGCGCGAACGCGGCATCGTCGGGCTGCACTTGCGCAAGAAGGTCCGCACCACCGTGCCCGAGCCATCGGCGACGCCGGTCCCGGACCTGCTGCGGCGCGACTTCACCGCCGAGCAGCCGAACCACAAGCACGTCGGCGACATCACGTATCTGCCGATCGGGGACGGGAAGTTCCTCTACCTCGCCACGGTCCTGGACCTGGGATCACGCCGGTTGGCGGGCTGGTCGATCGCCGACCACATGCGCACCGAACTCGTCGTGGACGCACTCGATGCCGCCGCCCGCACCCGCGGCGGCACCCTGGCCGGGGCGATCTTCCATAGCGACAACGGCGCGCAGTACTGCAGTCAGGAGTTCGAGGAGGCATGCCGCCGCCTGGGCGTCACCCGTTCCCGCGGCGCGGTCGGCACGAGCGCCGACAACGCCGCCGCCGAGGCCTTCAACGCCACGCTGAAGCGCGAGACGCTGCAAGGCGCGCACCGATGGACCTCGGCCCGCGACGCCCGCCTGGCCGTGTTCGGGTGGATCACGAGATACAACACCCGGCGCCGCCACTCGGCACTCGGCCAGATGTCACCAATCAACTACGAGAAAATCGCAGGTAGCCTGGCTACCGCTGCCTGA
- a CDS encoding TetR/AcrR family transcriptional regulator — MAHEPTTDRGRRSRDRIVEAADALIDDQGVRGAGVDRIIARARVSKSQLYHFFSGKDDLVRAVIADRFERVLDAQMSMLTDLGSWAGIRRWLDMFVTENQVHDLPGCPIGTLAGELAARDEAARADLAGCFSTWEQYLVKGLESMRARGQLVPDADPEQLATVVFAGLQGGLLLAKTHKNIEPLRIALDAAFAHLRSFRAQTEHPQEHT; from the coding sequence ATGGCTCACGAACCGACCACCGACCGCGGGCGGCGTAGCCGCGACCGGATCGTCGAGGCGGCCGACGCGCTGATCGACGACCAGGGCGTCAGAGGCGCGGGCGTCGACCGGATCATCGCCCGGGCCCGGGTGAGCAAGAGCCAGCTGTACCACTTCTTCTCCGGCAAGGACGACCTGGTCCGTGCCGTGATCGCGGACCGCTTCGAGCGTGTGCTGGACGCGCAGATGTCCATGCTCACCGACCTCGGCAGCTGGGCGGGGATCCGCCGCTGGCTCGACATGTTCGTCACCGAGAACCAGGTGCACGACCTTCCCGGGTGCCCCATCGGCACCCTCGCCGGCGAGCTCGCCGCCCGCGACGAAGCGGCCCGAGCCGACCTCGCCGGCTGTTTCTCGACGTGGGAGCAGTATCTGGTGAAGGGCCTGGAGAGCATGCGAGCACGCGGTCAGCTCGTCCCGGACGCCGACCCCGAGCAACTGGCCACGGTGGTATTCGCCGGTCTCCAAGGCGGGCTGCTTCTCGCCAAGACCCACAAAAACATCGAACCGCTCCGCATCGCCCTCGACGCCGCGTTCGCCCACCTGCGCTCGTTCCGAGCCCAAACCGAGCATCCCCAAGAACACACCTGA
- a CDS encoding SDR family oxidoreductase, protein MTVPCPATGGISPATEPWSIDVTTASSPRTALITGGTTGIGLATARVLRDEGFAVVVTGQNPDTLAAAEKTLGDGVIVRRADARRPEDGHALATEVKDRFGKLDLVFLNAGIGRFAPIEILDEAFYDEHFDVNVKGQLFTLQHVLPLLGRGSAVIFNSALGAELGQANWSVYSATKGALVSLARTLAVELAPRGIRVNAIGPGPVDTPAFGKLGLPTGALDGFRTDMASRIPLGRIGTDEDVARTVAFLASPAAGFITGVNLLVDGGLAASA, encoded by the coding sequence ATGACTGTTCCCTGCCCGGCCACAGGCGGTATCTCACCGGCAACCGAACCATGGAGTATCGACGTGACCACAGCCAGCTCGCCCCGCACCGCTCTCATCACCGGTGGCACCACCGGTATCGGCCTGGCCACGGCCCGTGTGTTGCGCGATGAAGGGTTCGCCGTGGTCGTCACTGGCCAGAACCCCGACACCCTGGCCGCCGCTGAAAAGACACTGGGCGACGGTGTCATCGTCCGGCGCGCCGATGCCCGCCGCCCCGAGGACGGCCACGCCCTCGCCACCGAGGTCAAGGATCGGTTCGGCAAACTAGACTTGGTGTTCCTCAACGCGGGCATCGGCCGGTTCGCGCCGATCGAGATCCTCGACGAGGCGTTCTACGACGAGCACTTCGACGTCAACGTCAAAGGACAGCTCTTCACGCTCCAGCATGTGCTTCCCCTGCTCGGCCGCGGTAGCGCGGTGATCTTCAACAGTGCGCTGGGGGCGGAACTCGGCCAGGCCAACTGGTCGGTCTACAGCGCCACGAAGGGGGCTTTGGTCTCCCTGGCCCGCACCCTGGCGGTCGAGCTGGCACCCCGGGGCATCCGCGTCAACGCCATCGGCCCGGGCCCGGTGGACACGCCCGCCTTCGGCAAGCTCGGCCTGCCGACCGGTGCGCTCGACGGATTCCGGACGGACATGGCGTCCCGGATACCGCTGGGCCGCATCGGCACCGACGAGGACGTGGCCCGCACGGTCGCCTTCCTGGCCTCGCCCGCGGCCGGCTTCATCACCGGGGTGAACCTTCTGGTGGACGGCGGCCTGGCCGCGAGCGCCTGA
- a CDS encoding SDR family oxidoreductase, translated as MARATSRPVALITGGTTGIGLATARVLRDEGFAVVVTGQNPDTLAAAEKTMGDGVIVRRADARCPADAHTLAAEVEDRFGKLDLVFLNAAVARSAPLEAVDMAFYDEHFDVNVKGQFFTLQRVLPMLGAESSVLFSSSRIATRAFPDWSVYSATKGALLALARALAIELAPRGIRVNTISPGPIDTPALSKQGLPPEAVDGFRADMASRVPLGRIGSDDEVARTVAFLASPSAGYITGAEIVVDGGMFAGLSAA; from the coding sequence ATGGCCCGAGCAACATCCCGTCCGGTCGCGCTCATCACCGGCGGTACGACCGGTATCGGCCTGGCCACGGCCCGTGTGTTGCGCGATGAAGGGTTCGCCGTGGTCGTCACCGGCCAGAACCCCGACACCCTGGCCGCCGCCGAGAAGACAATGGGCGACGGTGTCATCGTCCGGCGCGCCGACGCCCGCTGCCCCGCCGATGCCCACACCCTCGCCGCCGAGGTCGAAGACCGATTCGGAAAACTGGACCTGGTGTTCCTCAACGCGGCCGTGGCGCGATCCGCGCCGCTCGAAGCCGTCGACATGGCGTTCTACGACGAGCACTTCGATGTCAACGTCAAAGGACAGTTCTTCACCCTGCAGCGTGTCCTGCCCATGCTCGGCGCGGAGAGCAGCGTGCTTTTCAGTAGTTCACGGATCGCCACGCGCGCCTTTCCCGACTGGTCGGTCTACAGCGCGACCAAGGGTGCCTTGCTGGCGCTGGCACGGGCGCTGGCGATCGAGCTCGCCCCTCGGGGTATCCGGGTCAACACCATCAGCCCCGGGCCCATAGACACCCCCGCCCTGAGCAAGCAAGGACTGCCCCCGGAAGCGGTCGACGGCTTCCGGGCGGACATGGCGTCCCGTGTGCCGCTGGGCCGCATCGGGTCCGATGACGAAGTGGCCCGCACGGTCGCCTTCCTGGCCTCCCCTTCCGCCGGCTACATCACCGGAGCGGAGATCGTCGTCGACGGAGGCATGTTCGCGGGCCTTTCCGCCGCTTGA
- a CDS encoding nitroreductase family deazaflavin-dependent oxidoreductase: MDKHELDAQNSQVIKEFRARDGKVGGMFEGMPLLLLHHVGAKTGAQRTNPMTYQRLDDTSFAVFGSNDAAPAHPNWYHNLRTHPRVIIEVGSQTIDVLARVAEGAERERIWSRQKELNPLFAEFERRTTREIPVVVLDAF; this comes from the coding sequence ATGGACAAGCACGAACTGGACGCCCAGAACAGCCAGGTCATCAAGGAATTCAGAGCACGGGACGGCAAAGTCGGGGGCATGTTCGAAGGGATGCCGTTGCTCCTGCTCCACCATGTGGGCGCCAAGACAGGCGCGCAGCGGACCAACCCAATGACGTACCAGCGGCTCGATGACACCAGTTTCGCCGTGTTCGGCTCCAACGACGCCGCACCCGCTCATCCAAACTGGTATCACAACCTTCGCACCCATCCCAGAGTGATCATCGAAGTGGGAAGCCAGACGATCGACGTCCTCGCCCGTGTTGCCGAGGGAGCCGAGCGCGAAAGGATCTGGTCGAGGCAAAAAGAACTCAACCCGCTCTTCGCCGAGTTCGAACGGCGCACAACGCGAGAAATCCCAGTCGTCGTACTCGACGCATTCTGA
- a CDS encoding DUF6597 domain-containing transcriptional factor, with protein MESYVERPPLPKLAGVVRTVWIQHTGEAAYVQRHLPTGGVEIHFPIGGRPQLVGPLTGPEIEVIPAHTTIVGVRFQPGTAPPLNRR; from the coding sequence GTGGAGTCTTACGTTGAGCGTCCGCCGTTGCCGAAATTGGCGGGGGTGGTGCGGACGGTCTGGATCCAGCACACGGGTGAGGCGGCGTACGTACAACGGCACCTGCCCACAGGCGGGGTCGAGATCCACTTTCCGATCGGTGGCCGTCCTCAGCTGGTCGGTCCGCTGACCGGTCCGGAGATCGAGGTCATTCCGGCGCACACCACGATCGTGGGTGTGCGGTTCCAGCCGGGGACGGCACCGCCCCTAAATCGCAGGTAG